DNA sequence from the Procambarus clarkii isolate CNS0578487 chromosome 9, FALCON_Pclarkii_2.0, whole genome shotgun sequence genome:
TGCACATCACCCTGCACATCACCCTGCACATCACCCTGCACACCACCCTGCACACCACCCTGCACACCACCCTGCACATCACCCTGCACACCACCCTGCTCATCACCCTGCACACCACCCTGCACACCACCCTGCACACCACCCTGCACATCACCCTGCACACCACCCTGCACACCACCCTGCACACCACCCTGCACATCACCTTGCTCATCACCCTGCACACCACCCTGCACACCACCCTGCTCATCACCCTGCACACCACCCTGCACACCACCCTGCACATCACCCTGCACATCACCCTGCACACCACCCTGCACACCACCCTGCACACCACCCTGCACACCACCCTGCACATCACCCTGCACACCACCCTGCACATCACCCTGCACATCACCCTGCACACCACCCTGCACATCACCCTGCACACCACCCTGCACACCACCCTGCACATCACCCTGCACACCACGCTGCACACCACCCTGCACATCACCCTGCACATCACCCTGCACACCACCCTGCACACCACGCTGCACACCACCCTGCACATCACCCTGCACATCACCCTGCACATCACCCTGCACACCACCCTGCACATCACCCTGCACACCACCCTGCACATCACCCTGCACATCACCCTGCACATCACCCTGCACACCACCCTGCACATCACCCTGCACACCACCCTGCACACCACCCTGCACATCACCCTGCACATCACCCTGCACATCACCCTGCACACCACCCTGCACATCACCCTGCTCATCACCCTGCACACCACCCTGCACATCACCCTGCACATCACCCTGCACATCACCCTGCACATCACCCTGCACACCACCCTGCACATCACCCTGCACACCACCCTGCACATCACCCTGCACACCACCCTGCACACCACCCTGCACATCACCCTGCACACCACCCTGCACATCACCCTGCTCATCACCCTGCACATCACCCTGCACACCACCCTGCACATCACCCTGCACACCACCCTGCACACCACCCTGCACATCACCCTGCACATCACCCTGCTCATCACCCTGCACATCACCCTGCTCATCACCCTGCACATCACCCTGCACATTACCCTGCACATCACCCTGCACACCACCCTGCACACCACCCTGCACACCACCCTGCACATCACCCTGCACATCACCCTGCACATCACCCTGCACATTACCCTGCTCATCACCCTACCCCTTCACATTTCCCCTCACCTTTCCAATCTCCGGCACATTCTTTGCACCGCCATCTTTTACAGAGAGAAAATAGTCATATTATTTCTTCAAATTTGAAGACAAATTTTGTTGAGTGAATTTATAATTGCCCGATAGTGGAAGAGATTGCATAAAGAGAATGGAAGGGAAATAAAACCAACATGCATATATTTTATGGACTAGCTGACACCAGAGAAGGAAACGAAGCAAACTTACTAAGAGtgacggtcggtcaacattgaatCAACGTTAATTAAAATTTTAATCAACGCTCATGACGATGATACGGCGTTGAATTGGCGATATTCTTGAATATTGTGCCCACTTGGTAGAGAAGCTGGATGTGATGAGAGTTGGGTCAAAAGATATCACCTTGGATATTTACAGGGTTAGATAGTACATTTACAAGTTGCCCTCTTACTGTACTGTTTTACTCGTGATAGCCAAAAAGTTAATTACCATCAGTGTGAAAAACAGTATGATACCTGTATACAAGAAGGTAATTTGACGAGGACATTGAATAATACATCCGCGCAGTGCCGTCTTTACCCATGGGCACACTGGTCAGGTGCTCAGGGGCCCCTGAGCAACGATTCCAGGGGGGCCCCACGCCCCCATGTGTTTACGAGAGACCTCTTGGCAGAGTGGATATTTAATCGACCTCTCGCTGGAAAGGCGTGAGATTTAAATCTCTTTGCaagttatatttataatataaataatttgttCATATCTGGCGTTAATCCTGCACTTTAGCGGACGGGCGGGTCCCATCATCTGGGTTGGAGCCTCAGTGTATTACTTTGCCTAGAGGCAAcaatgctgttaagacggcccaGCATTTGCGTCATTAACAGCCATTTTCTGCAAGACGTTCAGATGGGCAAGCTATGTCTTTTTTTTATTTGCCAGAAAGCATTCAACACTATTCCATGCTAGGGAAATCTCATATAAGCTTCATAAACAAAAACTGGTTTAAGTGAAAAGTGCTAGGGATGGGCGAGAAAATACCTTCGTGACAAGAAGCAGAGAGCCAGTAAGAGAGTGATGGAATCAGAATATCGAACTATCGTGAGGCAAGGAGCGCTAGAATCAGTACTCCAATATATACTATTTTGAATTGATGTCAACGACCTGACAAAAAACACTGGATAAGTTGGGAAGTTGGGTCCTTGCatgaacacgcacacacacacacacacgcgcgcgcgcgcacacacacacacacacaccgattcTGCAAGGAAATATTGACCAATTAGAATGGATCATTAAAATAACATCTAGCATACATGTAAGCCAAGTTTTGGTGTCAGGTGTAAGTTTGTTATGCATACTACAAGGAGGTGCTATACATCAGCGGATATTAAGCTTTTCTCGTGTTACTCAACCAAGTTGGGTGCAGCACAAGTTCCCACCGTCAGTATAAATCACTGAGGGAAAAGTTGGGGGTCCCTGCATAAATCATGGTTGTTGTTGAGGATATATGAAGGGCTTTaaaactgtctctctctctctctctctctctctctctctctctctctctctctctctctctctctctctctctctctctctctctcactctctcactctctcactctctcactctctcactctctcactctctctctctctctctctcactctcactctctcactctctcactctctcactctctcactctctctctctctctctctctctctctctctctctctctctctctctctctctctctctctctctctctctctctctctcatatgttCTTGAAATTATCCTATTGTCCTGGAAATACCAATGAGTAGGAATGAGAGAAGGAATAGGTATGGAGGATGTGGGGGTGGTAGGAAGTGTtcttggggtgggggaggaacGGGCATGGAAATGACGCTGATTTTATCTCGCTAAGCCAACATTTGGAGGCCAGTGTGTTTTCACGGAGGCGCCAGAGGCAGAATATTTGATCTTCCTCGTTCGCTGGTCGAGGCGTATGGACCTCTCATAGTAATGCCTCCCCATCCCCCATCCTCATTTTTCCACCGCCTGCACCCTTACCCGCTCCTCCCCATCTCCCTTACCCATCAACCCACTCACATCCCTCCCAGCATCCACACCTAGGGCCTCCATCCCCAATACCCGTTCCACGAGCACCAGCCAAGACCTGCTCGTGATAAAACGTGATATGCGACCAAGAAACCTTTACGCCACAAAATTTTATTTGCATATCGACCCAGCTGGATGGGTTTTGTTTGAATAGGGTTTGTCTTTGATATTAACCAGTTAAGTATTATCTAGTACCTTACGCCATTTAATGTCAATTCATTGACAACAGGACATAAACAAATATGATGTTGAAGAATTCGTTTTCGATATTTCAACCTTTCCTCTTATTGGACGCACTACATTTGTTACACAATCGATCCCGGCGTAAATATTGCGGTGGTTTAAGGAAATTAAAAGCACCCCAATGTTGACGCTTTATCATAGGACTAATGAGTATCGGCTCAGGTAGATTAGGTGGGTAGCCTAGATTTTGAGGTATCTCTCTTTGTTCAGAGAGTTTACAGTTGGAGTGCTCACTCTTGAATTGTCACTGTGTGACAGTTACCAAAGTTATCACATTGACATGAGGTTTATAGTTAAAAATGATTTTGTTgcttataatatatttatatttaatatataagaaatatttataagataatatatattaaatatttctTATTTGtatataagaaaatatatttatttttcacGTGTTCTGTTCTGGTGGTCCAAAGTTGATTGCACTGATGTAATACTACGTGTGTAAAGATAATTAAAGATAAATAATGCTGATTCAAAGACCATTTACATAAATTTGGAAAATagaaaaagtaagtaattatccaaagaaggcaccaagccggggagaTGGAAAAAGCTTTCTTGTAATATTTACACTGAAATCATTGATAACTGTAGAATAAATGCAAACTATGCAAACCAAGCCTcgacgtatgcgaggctggctaacatcagaactgccttcaggaacttgtgtaaggaatcattcagacccttgtataccacatatataagaccaatcctggagtatgccgccccagtatggagctcgtaccttgtcaaacacaagacgaagctgggaaaagttcagaggtatgccactaggctagtcccagaactaagaggcatgagttacgaggaaaggctgcgtgaaatgcacttcacgacactggaagacggaagagtgaggggagacataatcaccacatacaaaattctcaggggaattgacagagtagacaaggatggatcattttaacacgggtggtacacgaacaaggggacactgttggaagctgagtacccaaataagccacagagacattagaattaactttttcagtgtcagagtagttagtaaatggaatttaCTAGGAAGTGATGTCTTGGAAGGTGACTCCATATaccgtttcaaatgtagatatgatagagcccagtaggctcgggaatctgtacaccagttgattgacggttgagaagcgggaccaaagagccaatgctcaatccccgcaagcacaactaggtgagtacacacacacacacacacacacacacacacacacacacacacacacacacacacacacacacacacacacacacacacacacacacacacacacattccctcaGTAGGAAATAAAAACTATTTATCTAATAATTATACGCTATTCCTGGCGATGCAGTTATAGTTTACCATAGAGGAGATAGGTTATTGTAAATTAGTATTGCACTGGGGCCATTAGCTTTAATGAATGACAGAACCAATTTGTTGTATTAATGACATCTTTTTGGGTAGAGGGGTTGTATTACGAATATGGATATCATACtttcagtagtttgccattccctttACGTTTATACCTTTTACTTATAATACCCATAAATTGAGTCTGTTATTGTAATTTTATATTCttatatttaaaacaaaaggacggAAGGAACCACATACCAACACAAAGTAATGCAGTTTTATTTCTAGAAATAATAAATGAACAAGATCAAGCTTTGTtcgtaaattaatattattttagatTTTACTGTAAACTTCTCTTGACCTCTGCTGCAGTTTATTTAGATTAATAGTAGAGAAATACTCTAGTTCGGTACTCAGTAAGGTGGTGTATAAAGGTACTTAGTAGGCTGGTGTGGGATAACACTGGAAAGTGAGAAACATAGGAGAGAGGTCTCTGTAAAGCAGTAAACTGATACAGACTAATATTCAATTGAGATAGTCAACTAAGCCTAAGCCGCCGTGGATGATGAGTTATATCAGTGAAGGCTATGTATATCACACATGCGTTTATATGGCAGTACACCAGCTTACGTTCTCTCTCCCTTTTTTGCTTTTTCACTAAGATTAGGGTTCATAAGGGCAGTTAATTGACGTACCTAGTAACATTGGAACCAAGAGCTGTCATCCTACCTCAGATCATCTGAATCCTGCTCCTAgacactcatttatttcatgagaatgtactttgaaactatcatAGGGACTATCATGTAAGGAACCTGAAAGTAGAGCTGTAATCCTGCCTCACCTCAATTGAAACCTATTCTTAGagtcccatttatttcatgagcctattATATGCATCAATAGGAAtatactttattcattaacaaccCTAGGTAACAATCATATGAGGAACAGACATATAAGAACAGTATCTAAGGATAACATATAAGTAGCATATAAGAATAAGGAACAGTTggcctgtagccaactgtgtgccagaaccTTCATGTGATCAGCTGACCTGATCTCCCTTGGCTCAACCTGTTgaacgaacaagttccagatgcgagtcagaaTAGgtatgaatgatcgctgatggagtgatgttcttgagaaaggcagTTCTAGCAAGAGACTATATAAGGTTGCTACGGGTGGCAATTACTGGTTGTCCATGGAGTTGGACCAGGTGTAgaactttgagaatgttggccGCGTGCATAACGGTAAGATCACCAatgtcacgccccccccccccccctctctctctctctctctctctctctctctctctctctctctctctc
Encoded proteins:
- the LOC138362830 gene encoding vesicle-associated protein-like, with the protein product MDKETNKDFEECRGRESSLGKHNEKEKTLFRERDSVREVLPSCDNLHHLAFSTGSSDRIPEPPSFGTLNSYDRGHKTGPPHPPPSVPAADRDQVLQLRPHHYLTRAASNSFLAGDVQGGVQGGVQGGVQGDVQGNVQGDVQGDEQGDVQGDEQGDVQGDVQGGVQGGVQGDVQGGVQGDVQGDEQGDVQGGVQGDVQGGVQGGVQGDVQGGVQGDVQGGVQGDVQGDVQGDVQGDVQGGVQGDEQGDVQGGVQGDVQGDVQGDVQGGVQGGVQGDVQGGVQGDVQGDVQGDVQGGVQGDVQGGVQGDVQGDVQGDVQGGVQRGVQGGVQGDVQGDVQGGVQRGVQGDVQGGVQGGVQGDVQGGVQGDVQGDVQGGVQGDVQGGVQGGVQGGVQGGVQGDVQGDVQGGVQGGVQGDEQGGVQGGVQGDEQGDVQGGVQGGVQGGVQGDVQGGVQGGVQGGVQGDEQGGVQGDVQGGVQGGVQGGVQGDVQGDVQGDVQGGVQGGVQGDVQGGVQGDVQGDVQGDVQGDVQGDEQGDVQGDVQGDVQGDVQDTLTKLNVPGSSNIGDNSSNIGDNSGNIGDNSSNIGDNSSNIGDNSNSGDNIGDNSIITGDNSNIGDNISNIGDNSSNNDSDSINRSHDAPTYKIPATRGSGNHRYQTGRLGLKSMLLGNLPSLHSFSLSPHDRYMYA